In Bifidobacterium scardovii JCM 12489 = DSM 13734, the genomic stretch GTGCGCGATGCCGACGCGCGCCTCGGGCACGAGCTCGTGGATCCGCGCCGCCGTCTTCGCGATGTCCTGCACGCGGTTGTGCACGTAGAACACCTGTCCCCCGCGCAGCAGCTCGCGGCGCACCGCGGCCGTGACCTGCGCGTCCTCGTAGGCGCCGACATAGGTGAGCACGGGAAGGCGGTCCTCCGGCGGCGTGGCCAGCGTGGACATCTCGCGGATGCCGGTCACCGCCATCTCCAGCGTGCGAGGGATGGGCGTGGCCGACAGCGACAGCACGTCGACGTTGGTGCGCAGGGCCTTGAGCGTCTCCTTGTGCTCGACGCCGAAGCGCTGCTCCTCGTCGATGATGACCAGACCGAGATCCTTGAACTTGATCTTCGGGTTCAGCAGCTTGTGCGTGCTGATGACGATGTCGACGCCGCCGCTCTCCAGCCCCTCGATGGTCTCGTTGATCTCCTTGGCGGTCTGGAACCGGCTCATGGCGGCGATCGTGACCGGAAATCCCTCGTAACGCTCGGCGAAGGTCTCGTAGTGCTGCTGGACGAGCAGCGTCGTCGGCACGAGCACGGCGACCTGCTTGCCGTCCTGGATGGCCTTGAAGGCGGCGCGCACGGCGATCTCGGTCTTGCCGAAGCCGACATCGCCGCAGATCAGGCGGTCCATCGGGACCGGCTTTTCCATGTCGGCCTTGACCTCGTCGATGGTGGTGAGCTGGTCGGCGGTCTCCTGGTACGGGAACGCGTCCTCCAGCTCCTTCTGCCACGGGGTGTCGGGGCTGAACGCGAAGCCGGGGGTGCGCTGGCGGGCCGAATACAGCTTGACCAGGTCCTCGGCGATCTCGTGGACGTGCTTGCGGGCCTTCGCCTTGGTAGCCGCCCAGTCGGAGCCGCCGAGCTTGTTGAGCTTCGGGGCCTCCGCGCCGATGTACTTGCTGATCTGGTCGAGCTGGTCGGTCGGGATGAACAGCTTGTCGGCCGGTGCGCCGCGTTTGCTCGGCGCGTATTCGATGACCAGGTATTCGCGCGTCGTCCGGTTGGCGCCGGTACCGATGGTGCGCTGGCGCATGCCGACGAACCGGCCGATGCCGTGCTGCTCGTGCACCACGTAGTCGCCGGTCTTCAGCTCCATCAGGTCGATGGCCTTGCGGCGGCGCTTCGGCGTTTTCGCCTGGCCGGCGGCGGAGGTGCGGCCGGTCAGGTCGCGTTCGGTGAGCAGCGCGACCTTGGCCGCCGTGTCGACGAAGCCGTCGATGGCCTGCGAGCGGATCACCGCGAAGCTGGCGATGCCGGTCTCGTTGATCGCGCGCTTGAGCCGCGCGAGCGTGCCGGCCGCGGCGGCGGTGACGGTGACGTCGATCCCCTCGCCGATGAGCCCCTCGATGCCGCTCGCGGCCTTCGCCTCGTCGCCGCGGTATGCGCCAGGGTTGGCCGCTGCGAGGCTGACGTGGCCGGGCAGGCTCGCGTCGACGCCGAAGCTCGTCAGTCGGTAGATGTCGTGGTTGGCGTATTCGAGCGCGCTGATCGTCTCGTCGAAGTCGAGGAAGCTCGCCCGGTCGAAGCTGATCGGCGCGCCGGCGCCGTGGCCCGATGCGGCCACATGCCAGCTTGCGGCGAGGAACTCGTTCGCGGTCTTGGACAGGTCCTCGGCGGAACGGCGCAGCTTCTCCGGGTCGGAGAGCATCACGACCGCGCGCTTGTCCAGCATGCCGGTCACCGGCTCCATGTCGTCCACGAGCGCGGGCATCAGGGATTCCATGCCCTCGACCGGAATCGCGTTGGCGATCGATTCGAGCATATCCTCGGCGTTCGGGATCTGGCCGATCAGCCGCCGCGCGCGGCCGCGGATCGCCTCGGTGAGCTGCAGCTCGCGGCAGGCGGTGGCCCAGATCGTGCGCTTGGGCTCGCCGTAGGTGCGCTGGTCGGAGGCGTGGAACTCCCGGATCGTGTCGATCTCGTCGCCGAAGAACTCGATGCGCACCGGGTGGGGCGCGGTCGGCGGGAACACGTCGATGATGCCGCCGCGCACCGCGAATTCGCCGCGGTCCATGACCAGATCAACGCGCGTGTACGAGTTTTCGACCAGACGGCGGGCCGCCTCGTCGAGCGCCAGCTCCTCGCCGGCCGTGAACACGAGCGGCTCCACGTCGCCCAGGCCACGGACCACGGGCTGGATGAGCGAACGGACCGGCACGACGAGGATGCGGATCGGGCCGAACATCGGATTCGTCCCGCTCGGGTGCGCCAGACGGCGGAACACGGCCATGCGGTTCGCCACGGTGTCGGCGCGCGGGCTCAGCCGCTCATGCGGCAGCGTCTCCCACGCCTCGAGCTGCGCGATGTCGTTCGGATCGCCGCCGTACCACGAGCGCAGCGCGTCCACGGTGTCCTCGGCCTCGCGGCCCGAGGCGACGACGAACACGACCGGCCGTCTGGCGGCCACGGCGGCGGCCAGAGCCGGCCGCAGGCCCGCGGGAGCGCCGACGACGATCGACGGGTCGGCGGCCGCCGCGTCGTCCCGGTCGACGCGCCCGGCGGCCAGCGCATGGAAGGACGGATCGGCGTCGAGCCGTTCCAGGATGCCCGACAGCGATCCGTTGATCAGGGCGAGGTGCCGCTCGCACGCGGCGCCGTTCGACTGGTTCGCCTTATCGGCCATTGAATTTCTCCTGGGTCTTCGCCAGCCCGTTGATGATGATTTCCTCGGCGGCGTCGGCGCCGTCGGCGAGGAATTCGGGCAGCTGTTTGCGCTGGTCGGGGCCGAACCCGCCGAGCACCCAGTTGACCGTGTTGTCGTGCGCGTTCGCGCCGCGGCGGGAATGCCCGACGCCCATGCGCACGCGGGCGTACCTCGGGGTGCCGAGCGACTTGTCGATCGACTTGATGCCGTTGTGGCCGCCGGCCGAGCCGCCGGCCTTGACCTTGATGCGGCCGAAGTCCAGGTCCATGTCATCGTGGATCACGACGATATGGTCCGGCGTGATCTGGTAGTAGGCGCTGATCGAGGCGACCGCGTTGCCCGAGTCGTTCATGTAGGTCAGCGGCTTGGCGAGGAAGAACTTCGCGGTGCCGCCGTTCAGGCTCATCGCGCCCTTGCCGAGCATCGCCAGGCCCTTGTGGTCGGAGAACGCGACGGACCAGCGTTCGGCCAGCACGTCGGCGGTCATGAAGCCCATGTTGTGCCGCGTGTCCTCGTATTTCTTGCCCGGATTGCCCAATCCAACGATCAACCAGAATGCAGATGCCATCGATGTTTGTTCCTTCATGCCTTCGTGCGCGAACATACGCATCATACCCGTTCCCGTCGCCGTCGCGCGCGGCGGACGGGGCCCTCACGGCAGCAAAACGCCTGCCCGGGGGCGCCGGGCAGGCTCGGATCCGGCAACGGGAAGGCGCGGCGCCTTCCCGTTGCCTGCGCTTACTTGCGCTTCTTCTTCTCGCGGATGTTCACCGAAATCTGGATCGGCGAGCCCTCGAAGCCGAACTCCTCGCGCAGCGACCGCTCGAGGAAGCGGCGGTAGCCGTGCTCGAGGAAGCCGGTAGCGAAGATCACGAAGCGCGGCGGGCGCGTCGAGGCCTGCGTGGCGAACAGGATGCGCGGCTGCTTGCCTCCGCGCAGCGGGTGCGGGTGCGCGGCCTGGATCTGCCCGAGGAACGCGTTGAGCTTGCCGGTCGGGATGCGCTTGTCCCACGATTCGAGCGCCTCGCGCATCGCGCGCGACAGGCGGTTCGTGTGCCAGCCGGTCTTGGCCGACAGGTTCACGCGGGAGGCCCAGGTGACCCGCTCGAACTCGGTCTTCCACAGGCGCTCCATGCGCTGGCGGTCGAACTCGTCCATGAGGTCCCACTTGTTGAACACGAGCACGACCGCGCGGCCCGCGTCCACGGCGGAGCTCATGACCTTGAGGTCCTGGTCGGAGATCGGCTGGGAGGCGTCGAAGAGCACCAGCGCCAGCTCGCACCGCTCGATCGCGGCCTGCGTACGCAGCGACGAGTAGTATTCGGCACCCGACAGCTTGTGCAGTCGGCGCTTGATGCCGGCCGTGTCGATGAACAGCCAGTCCTCGCCGTCCACGCGCACGATCTCGTCGACCGGGTCGCGCGTGGTGCCGGCCAGATCGTTGACCACGGCGCGATCCTCGTGCGCGAGCTGGTTGAGCAGCGACGACTTGCCGACGTTCGGCCGGCCGACCAGCGCCACGCGGCGCAGATGCGTCGGCGTGAGGAACCCGGAGGTCTTTTCCGCCTTCTTCAGCGAGTCGAGCGCCACGTCGAGCAGGTCGCCGACGCCGCGGCCGTGCATCGCGGAGACCGGATACGGCTCGCCAAGGCCGAGCTTCCAGAATTCGGCGGCCATGTATTCGCTGCGCATGTCGTCGATCTTGTTGACGGCGAGCGTGACCGGCTTGCCGCTGGCGCGCAGCAGCCTGACGATGCGCTCGTCGGTGTCGGTCATGCCGACCTGCCCGTCGACGACGAACACGACGGCGTCGGCCAGCTGCACGGCGACCTGCGCCTGCGAGGCGATGGCCGAGTCGATGCCCTCGACGTCGGTCTCCCAGCCACCGGTGTCGACGAGCTTGAAGTCGGTGCCGGCCCACTCCGCGTCGTAGCTGACGCGGTCGCGCGTCACGCCTGGCGTGTCCTCCACGACGGCGGCGCGGCGGCCGAGGATGCGGTTGACGAGCGTGGACTTGCCGACGTTCGGCCGGCCGACCACCGCGAGCACGCCGACCGCCTTGGGCCCGGCGTTCCGCTCGCCGCGGTCGGTTCCCCGGCCGGAGACCAGCGCCTCGTCGGCCTCGTCGAGCTCGTAGCCCTCCAGGTTGGCGGCGTACTGCTCGTATTCCTGCTCCTCGATCGCCTGGTCGACCAGCTCGACCAGCGCGTCCAGCGTCTGCTCGAAGGTGAGGTCGGAGTTGTCGAGCGTGGTCACGCCGTCGGCGGCGCTCAGGAAGCTCGTCACCTTGGAATCGGCCTTGTCGCGGGCCGCGACGTCCTCCGCGCCGACGCCGTCCGCCGCGCCGGCCTGCCCGGTGCGGCGCGCCTGGCGCACCTCCTCGCGGGCGGTGAGCAGCACGCGCACCTCGGCGTCGGGCGCGACGACCGTGGTGATGTCGCGGCCCTCGGCGACGATGCCGCGCCCGTCGGAGAACGAGTCGGAGGCCTCCTCGCGCGCGATCGTGGCGCGCTGGGCGGCGATCAGCAGATGGCGCACCGGCATGATGTTCGACACCTTCGAGACGTGGGTCGACACCTCGGTCGAGCGGATCGCCTCGCTGATGTCCTCGCCGTCGCACAGCACGCGCGGGTCGTCGGGGTCGACGGTGATGTCGAAGTGGTCGCCGGTGAAGAACTCCCCGACCGTTTCGGTGACGAGCCGCTCGTCCACCTCCTGCGCGTCGAGGTCGACGCCCCGCTTCAGGCACCACCAGGCGCAGGCGCGGTACATCGCGCCCGTGTCGAGATAAGCGAAACCGTAGTATTTGGACAGCGCCTTCGA encodes the following:
- the mfd gene encoding transcription-repair coupling factor, producing MADKANQSNGAACERHLALINGSLSGILERLDADPSFHALAAGRVDRDDAAAADPSIVVGAPAGLRPALAAAVAARRPVVFVVASGREAEDTVDALRSWYGGDPNDIAQLEAWETLPHERLSPRADTVANRMAVFRRLAHPSGTNPMFGPIRILVVPVRSLIQPVVRGLGDVEPLVFTAGEELALDEAARRLVENSYTRVDLVMDRGEFAVRGGIIDVFPPTAPHPVRIEFFGDEIDTIREFHASDQRTYGEPKRTIWATACRELQLTEAIRGRARRLIGQIPNAEDMLESIANAIPVEGMESLMPALVDDMEPVTGMLDKRAVVMLSDPEKLRRSAEDLSKTANEFLAASWHVAASGHGAGAPISFDRASFLDFDETISALEYANHDIYRLTSFGVDASLPGHVSLAAANPGAYRGDEAKAASGIEGLIGEGIDVTVTAAAAGTLARLKRAINETGIASFAVIRSQAIDGFVDTAAKVALLTERDLTGRTSAAGQAKTPKRRRKAIDLMELKTGDYVVHEQHGIGRFVGMRQRTIGTGANRTTREYLVIEYAPSKRGAPADKLFIPTDQLDQISKYIGAEAPKLNKLGGSDWAATKAKARKHVHEIAEDLVKLYSARQRTPGFAFSPDTPWQKELEDAFPYQETADQLTTIDEVKADMEKPVPMDRLICGDVGFGKTEIAVRAAFKAIQDGKQVAVLVPTTLLVQQHYETFAERYEGFPVTIAAMSRFQTAKEINETIEGLESGGVDIVISTHKLLNPKIKFKDLGLVIIDEEQRFGVEHKETLKALRTNVDVLSLSATPIPRTLEMAVTGIREMSTLATPPEDRLPVLTYVGAYEDAQVTAAVRRELLRGGQVFYVHNRVQDIAKTAARIHELVPEARVGIAHGKMGEKQLDQIIRDFWHRDIDVLVCTTIIETGLDISNANTLIVDRADRFGLSQLHQLRGRVGRGRERAYAYFLYDPSKPLTQQSHDRLATIAQNTALGSGFDVAMKDLELRGTGNLLGDEQSGHIEGVGFDLYIRMVSEAVEQYKEPERTEPLAVSIDLPIEASIPVDYIDSDKLRLEAYRKLAAARTEQDLKDLAEELTDRYGKLPEEFETLFGVARLRAKARKLGISEIIAQGRNVRIAKVDPPESIQMRINRIYKGAQYRPVTHTYLIPTPFAGSLGAGPMPGEQVMDWTSDLLNDFAWTPSLNKRQSRL
- the pth gene encoding aminoacyl-tRNA hydrolase — encoded protein: MASAFWLIVGLGNPGKKYEDTRHNMGFMTADVLAERWSVAFSDHKGLAMLGKGAMSLNGGTAKFFLAKPLTYMNDSGNAVASISAYYQITPDHIVVIHDDMDLDFGRIKVKAGGSAGGHNGIKSIDKSLGTPRYARVRMGVGHSRRGANAHDNTVNWVLGGFGPDQRKQLPEFLADGADAAEEIIINGLAKTQEKFNGR
- the der gene encoding bifunctional cytidylate kinase/GTPase Der, with protein sequence MIRVAIDGPAGVGKSSTSKALSKYYGFAYLDTGAMYRACAWWCLKRGVDLDAQEVDERLVTETVGEFFTGDHFDITVDPDDPRVLCDGEDISEAIRSTEVSTHVSKVSNIMPVRHLLIAAQRATIAREEASDSFSDGRGIVAEGRDITTVVAPDAEVRVLLTAREEVRQARRTGQAGAADGVGAEDVAARDKADSKVTSFLSAADGVTTLDNSDLTFEQTLDALVELVDQAIEEQEYEQYAANLEGYELDEADEALVSGRGTDRGERNAGPKAVGVLAVVGRPNVGKSTLVNRILGRRAAVVEDTPGVTRDRVSYDAEWAGTDFKLVDTGGWETDVEGIDSAIASQAQVAVQLADAVVFVVDGQVGMTDTDERIVRLLRASGKPVTLAVNKIDDMRSEYMAAEFWKLGLGEPYPVSAMHGRGVGDLLDVALDSLKKAEKTSGFLTPTHLRRVALVGRPNVGKSSLLNQLAHEDRAVVNDLAGTTRDPVDEIVRVDGEDWLFIDTAGIKRRLHKLSGAEYYSSLRTQAAIERCELALVLFDASQPISDQDLKVMSSAVDAGRAVVLVFNKWDLMDEFDRQRMERLWKTEFERVTWASRVNLSAKTGWHTNRLSRAMREALESWDKRIPTGKLNAFLGQIQAAHPHPLRGGKQPRILFATQASTRPPRFVIFATGFLEHGYRRFLERSLREEFGFEGSPIQISVNIREKKKRK